From Panthera tigris isolate Pti1 chromosome B4, P.tigris_Pti1_mat1.1, whole genome shotgun sequence:
TAGCTGATGCGGACCTGGCACTGGCCCCAGACAGCGCTTACTGCCGGATAGAGGGTCCTGCCCTTCAGTCCTCGGAAGGCTGGCCCCAGGTAGGTGCCCCCAATAGCGTAGCCCAGAGTTCCCTCCTCCATGTCCAGAACCACCAGCAGCCTCTCCGGCACCTCCAGCTGCTCACCCTGAGGTCTGGCTGGATACTGGGGGGCCCCGAACCCCTTGCTCTGATGGTACAGCTTCCCCCGCCCGATGTCCCAGCCCCACGACTCGCTGTTGCTGCCCAGCAGCGCCGCATAGTGGTCAACCTGCAGCGGGGCGAGGGCCGTGGCCACGCCCACCACGGCGTGGGTACCCCTCTGCTCCCGGGGCCAGCTGATCTCCCAGGCGTGCAGGCCCCTCGAGTAGCCCTTCTTACCCCGGGCCCCATCAGTGCTCTGGGCCACGGGCCGCCGCTCGAAGCATAACCCCCCTTCCTTGACCTCGATGTTCTCCGAGCAGTCCTTGGGGTTCCAGCCGTGGCGCTGTTGGGCTCCCAGATCAGGAGGGGGAGCAGACAGCAGCTCCTCCAAGCCCTCGGGACAGGAGAGGTCAGGGTACAAggtctgtggggtgggggtgctgctgcCGCCCCCTGCCAGGGCCGTCTGGCCCATGGAGGTGAGGAGCTTGGAGGACTCCCCGAATCTTGCTGGGGCTCCTCTCTTCTGAAAGTTGATCTCCGGCTCGGGATTGACCTGGAGAGGACTTGGGAGAGAAGAGGGTGTAAAGGGCGGGATTCTGGCGGGGATTCCTCACCCAGGCGTCTCATCTTTTCGTGCATGTTTGCCCACCACCGCTCCACTCCCTcttcgccccccacccccgccccaaagCTCTTAGGCCCATCACCCTGCCCTCGCCCATCTGTCCCGGTCTCCCGAGACTCTCGCGGGTTCACCCCCTTTGGATCTCTCCAGGGGTCGTCCCCTCCGCCCACCCCGTGCCCCGTCACCGCCCCCGCACCTCGCTTGGCTTTCCAGGCCGGGAGTCACAGGCCTTCAGGAGGAACCCCGCCGAAGATAGCCGAACCGCGCAGGGCGCAGACTGCCGGCCGCTTCCGCCTCCAGCACCTCCCTCGGcctcgccccgcccccaggccccgcccccacgggGCCCTCCGGGGCGGTTAACCCTCTCGTCGCCGCCCCAGGTCGCGCCCCGCCCCGTGGCCACCCCCCTGCGGGGCTCCTCGCGGGAGGTTTACACTCCAGTAGGGTCGCTGCTGCGGAGGGCACGCCCCGCCCCGAGGACCCGCCCCCCCCAGGACCCATCCCCGGACGGTTACCCTCTAGCGCCCGCCCCGAGGTCCCGCCCCGCGTGGAGACCCTCCTGGGTGGTTAACCCTCCTTGGCAGCCACGGAGTCTGCACCAGGCTGTCGAGGCTCAGAATGAACTCTGACGGGATCACCGCTTTGGGATCCCAGGAAGTGCATTCGCCATCGTCAAGACCTTTGAGCCGCTTGAGCCGCTCAACTCCTGAGCCCCTAGAGATGAGGGGCATGGGGTCAAGGAGGGGCTTTCGTTGTGCTGGCATCTATGTCTATGTCCTTTTGATTCTGGGTCACTGTTTCTGGACCGGTCGCTTTCTGCCCCACTTGTAAGGGAGTCTGTTTTATGCCTGAGGCTTTGAACTGTGTTTTCAGAGGTAGGTGTCCTAGGTCTAGTCTTCATCTTGGATGTCAATCCATTCCTGAGCTGTTGGTCTCAAATGGTGGAATATAGTGCTTAAGACTGGTTGTGAGTGAAGCTATGTCACTCATTAGCTCTAGGACCTTGGGGAGGTTGCCAAACTTATCTAAACCtgttttttcttatgtaaaatgggaataatgatagtAGTCACCTCATAGGGTCGTTGTGGAGTTGAAATAGTCcaggtaaagcacttagcacagagcctggtgtgtaTTCATGCAATCACAAAGCATAACTATTAttgttaacatttactgagtgtccaCTCTATAGACAGGCAATGTAATATAGTGATGACAGATGCCAAATGTGGAGCCAGGCTAACTGGGAGTGAATACCTGAAACCCAGTATgcacatgaccttgggcaaattacttaacctccccagtgcctgtttcttcctctgtaagttGGAGATACTGTTGGTATCTACTGCAAAGGGCATAGTGAGGATTCAGCGaggttatatatatgtaaactcaGAGCAGCTTCTGGTTCAAATTTAATCATTTGTGCTAAGCACTGAAGATGCAGCAGTGAATCCCAAGGAGGTTACAGGgacatttataaaacagtttATCATGTAGTAGATGAAATTATGGAGATACAAAGAAAGTATTATGGGACTCAAAAGGATGGAACTCCTAACCAAGGATCAAGCAGTTAGGCAAGTGTCCTGGAGGAAGTTAACACTGGGCTGAATCTTAAAGAATGACTAGGAATTGGCTTGAGAGGTGGTTCTGCAGGATGGGGGCTAGGTTTGGGGTGCTGCATGGAGAAGACATTCTCCAGACAGAGGGGTAGCATGAAAACAGCCAGAAGCAGTAGATGGGAAGACTTTGGTGTCCCTGCAACTagaaaggaagcaggagagacAAACCTAGAAAAGTCGGTGCCCGGGGgtaggggggcgggggcgcctgggtggctcagtcggttgagcgtcagacttcgctcaggtcacgatctcgcagtatgtgagttcgagccccgcgtcgggctctgtgctgactgctcagagcctagagcctgtttccgattctgtgtctccctctctctcggcccctcccccgttcatgctctgtctctctctgtctcaaaaataaataaatgttaaaaaaaaaaaaaaagtcagtgccGGTTGACAGTGACCTTGTAGATCAAGCTAAAGAAGGCAAACGTTCTCTTGTTGGACAGGCCAGTAATGGGGAGACACAtaggagggaagcaggagaggaacaTGGTCAGATACTCGTTTTAGAAAAGCCCTCCTGGGAGTGCCTGGCTCactcagtcagtagaccatgaGACACTTAATCTTGGGCTCATGAGGtcaagctccacatggggtgtagagattatttaaaaaaaaaaaaaaatcattagaaaaacCACCCTGGCATAGCAAATGTAGAGGAGGCTTCAAGGGAAATACGATGAGAAGCGAAGAGACCGGTTACAGCAGCCCAGATGACAAGTGGCAAGAGTCTGAAATAAGGCAgtagaaataaggaagaaaagaattcaaCAAACACTGATGAAACTGCAAGATTTGGTGGCTGATAAATGCTGAGGCGAGAGAAAGGGAGGTTTCTAGCCTGGAAGACTGTTGGAAAGTGGTACCGCTaatgcagaaagaaaagcaattggaacggggcaggggggtggggggaagatgaATGCACTTTAGGACATGTTTTTGAGGTGCccgacctgagccacaaccagaTAGAACCATTCAGAACGCATGTGAAAACTGCAGGTCTGAAGGGTAGTAAGAGGCCTgggctggagatataaatttgggaggTGACGCAGCCTTCAGCCAGAGGCTGAACTGTGGAGAATCAGTGCGGGGACCCAGAGACAgtgtgtagagagagaagagggttaaGGAGGACACAGTGAGCAGAAAATGCAAGCTTGATCACTCACAAGAAATTTTTGGTCATTAGCAACTTTggtgagagagcacatgtgggagGTGGGAGTCTAGGTTGAAGAGGCTGACTTGGCATTTTCTGTAGGTCAGGTGCTGTTGTGCTACAAGCTTCACATTTTGGGGGGATAGAGAGTTGGGAGAGATAGGGTGAAATCATGTCTCGTAGTCAAAATTACCCTTGAAAATCCCTTACCTACCCCATCTATTAGATACAGCGTATGTTAGTTTTGTGTAAAACACAGTATGTGGCAGTATTCTACAATGACGTAttaataaaattgtataattttaattgaagacaaagaagaaaacatattaaaaggaaAGATGTGATCCTGAATACCTGTCATCCACCTAACCTAGATAATCTTGCCAGTGTGATGACAAAAATAATGACATCATGACCATGGATAGTGGCCTATGATAAAATGTTAGTGCAGGAGCTGTGTGATAACTGCGTGGTTGAAGGCTTA
This genomic window contains:
- the SPSB2 gene encoding SPRY domain-containing SOCS box protein 2, coding for MGQTALAGGGSSTPTPQTLYPDLSCPEGLEELLSAPPPDLGAQQRHGWNPKDCSENIEVKEGGLCFERRPVAQSTDGARGKKGYSRGLHAWEISWPREQRGTHAVVGVATALAPLQVDHYAALLGSNSESWGWDIGRGKLYHQSKGFGAPQYPARPQGEQLEVPERLLVVLDMEEGTLGYAIGGTYLGPAFRGLKGRTLYPAVSAVWGQCQVRISYLGGRRAEPHSLLHLSRLCVRHALGDTRLGQVSALPLPPAMKRYLLYQ